One segment of Hippopotamus amphibius kiboko isolate mHipAmp2 chromosome 2, mHipAmp2.hap2, whole genome shotgun sequence DNA contains the following:
- the ULK3 gene encoding serine/threonine-protein kinase ULK3 isoform X2: MDLAGSGGSCDFQRGRRRRRRPGAAPGGAGRGGDGEPAPRPPRFTSGGRRWGQRGVQSGRCALSLLGSWPEPGAGDQEAPGSGRGAVGMAGPGWAPPRLDGFILTERLGSGTYAKVFKAYAKKDTREVVAIKCVAKKSLNKASVENLLTEIEILKGIRHPHIVQLKDFQWDSDNIYLIMEFCAGGDLSRFIHTRRILPEKVARVFMQQLASALQFLHERNISHLDLKPQNILLSSLEKPHLKLADFGFAQHMSPWDEKHVLRGSPLYMAPEMVCQRQYDARVDLWSVGVILYEALFGQPPFASRSFSELEEKIRSNRVIELPLRPPLSQDCRDLLQRLLERDPSHRISFQDFFAHPWVDLEHMPSGESLARATALVVEAVKKDQEGDAAAALSLYCKALDFFVPALHYEVDTQRKEAIKAKVGQYVSRAEELKAIVSSSSRALSRQGTSARDLLREMARDKPRLLAALEVASAAMAKEEEAGGEQDALGLYQHSLGELLLLLAAEPPGRRRELLHTEMRESHWEAETLDKEGLSESVRSSCTVQ; this comes from the exons ATGGATCTTGCGGGTAGTGGCGGCTCATGTGATTTCCAGCGCGGGCGGAGGCGGAGGAGGCGCCCAGGAGCAGCACCTggaggggcggggcgcggcggcgATGGGGAGCCGGCGCCCCGCCCGCCGCGTTTCACTTCCGGCGGGCGCCGCTGGGGGCAGCGTGGAGTCCAGTCTGGCCGCTGCGCGCTCTCCCTTCTCGGCTCCTGGCCGGAACCTGGCGCAGGGGACCAGGAAGCGCCCGGCAGCGGCCGCGGGGCGGTCGGGATGGCGGGGCCAGGCTGGGCCCCCCCGCGGCTGGACGGCTTCATTCTCACCGAGCGCCTGGGCAGTGGCACGTACGCCAAGGTGTTCAAGGCCTACGCCAAG AAGGATACTCGCGAGGTGGTGGCCATAAAGTGCGTGGCCAAGAAGAGTCTCAACAAGGCATCTGTGGAAAACCTACTGACAGAGATTGAGATCCTCAAGGGCATTCGACACCCCCACATTGTGCAACTGAAAGACTTCCAG TGGGACAGTGACAACATCTACCTCATCATGGAGTTCTGCGCAGGAGGTGACCTGTCTCGCTTCATCCACACCCGCAGGATTCTGCCTGAGAAGGTGGCTCGAGTCTTCATGCAGCAGTTGG CGAGTGCCCTGCAGTTCCTGCACGAACGGaacatctctcacctggacctgAAGCCACAGAACATtctgctgagctccttggagAAGCCCCACCTTAAACTGGCAG ACTTCGGCTTCGCACAGCACATGTCACCCTGGGATGAGAAGCACGTGCTCCGTGGCTCCCCCCTCTACATGGCTCCCGAGATGGTGTGTCAGCGTCAGTACGACGCCCGTGTGGACCTCTGGTCCGTGGGGGTCATCCTGTACG AAGCCCTCTTCGGGCAGCCCCCCTTTGCCTCCAGGTCGTTCTCGGAGCTGGAAGAGAAGATCCGGAGCAACCGGGTTATTGAG ctCCCCCTGcgtcccccactctcccaggaCTGCCGGGACCTGCTGCAGCGGCTCCTGGAGCGGGACCCCAGCCACCGCATCTCCTTCCAGGACTTCTTTGCCCACCCTTGGGTGGACCTGGAGCACATGCCCAGTGGGGAGAGCCTGGCACGAGCA ACCGCCCTGGTGGTGGAGGCTGTGAAGAAGGACCAGGAGGGGGACGCTGCGGCCGCCTTATCGCTCTACTGCAAGGCTCTGGACTTCTTCGTGCCTGCCCTGCACT ACGAAGTGGACACCCAGCGGAAGGAGGCAATTAAGGCCAAG GTGGGGCAGTATGTGTCCCGCGCTGAGGAGCTCAAGGCCATCGTCTCCTCCTCCAGTCGGGCCCTGTCGAGGCAGGGGACCTCTGCCCGAGACCTGCTCAGAG AGATGGCCCGGGACAAGCCGCGCCTCCTAGCTGCCCTGGAAGTGGCTTCCGCTGCCATGGCCAAG gaggaagaggctgGCGGGGAGCAGGACGCGCTGGGCCTGTACCAGCACAGCCTGGGGGAGCTGCTCCTACTGCTGGCAG cGGAACCCCCTGGCCGGAGGCGGGAGCTGCTTCACACTGAG ATGAGGGAGTCTCACTGGGAAGCCGAGACCCTGGACAAAGAGGGGCTGTCGGAGTCTGTTCGTAGCT CTTGCACAGTGCAGTGA
- the ULK3 gene encoding serine/threonine-protein kinase ULK3 isoform X1, with protein sequence MDLAGSGGSCDFQRGRRRRRRPGAAPGGAGRGGDGEPAPRPPRFTSGGRRWGQRGVQSGRCALSLLGSWPEPGAGDQEAPGSGRGAVGMAGPGWAPPRLDGFILTERLGSGTYAKVFKAYAKKDTREVVAIKCVAKKSLNKASVENLLTEIEILKGIRHPHIVQLKDFQWDSDNIYLIMEFCAGGDLSRFIHTRRILPEKVARVFMQQLASALQFLHERNISHLDLKPQNILLSSLEKPHLKLADFGFAQHMSPWDEKHVLRGSPLYMAPEMVCQRQYDARVDLWSVGVILYEALFGQPPFASRSFSELEEKIRSNRVIELPLRPPLSQDCRDLLQRLLERDPSHRISFQDFFAHPWVDLEHMPSGESLARATALVVEAVKKDQEGDAAAALSLYCKALDFFVPALHYEVDTQRKEAIKAKVGQYVSRAEELKAIVSSSSRALSRQGTSARDLLREMARDKPRLLAALEVASAAMAKEEEAGGEQDALGLYQHSLGELLLLLAAEPPGRRRELLHTEVQNLMARAEYLKEQVKMRESHWEAETLDKEGLSESVRSSCTVQ encoded by the exons ATGGATCTTGCGGGTAGTGGCGGCTCATGTGATTTCCAGCGCGGGCGGAGGCGGAGGAGGCGCCCAGGAGCAGCACCTggaggggcggggcgcggcggcgATGGGGAGCCGGCGCCCCGCCCGCCGCGTTTCACTTCCGGCGGGCGCCGCTGGGGGCAGCGTGGAGTCCAGTCTGGCCGCTGCGCGCTCTCCCTTCTCGGCTCCTGGCCGGAACCTGGCGCAGGGGACCAGGAAGCGCCCGGCAGCGGCCGCGGGGCGGTCGGGATGGCGGGGCCAGGCTGGGCCCCCCCGCGGCTGGACGGCTTCATTCTCACCGAGCGCCTGGGCAGTGGCACGTACGCCAAGGTGTTCAAGGCCTACGCCAAG AAGGATACTCGCGAGGTGGTGGCCATAAAGTGCGTGGCCAAGAAGAGTCTCAACAAGGCATCTGTGGAAAACCTACTGACAGAGATTGAGATCCTCAAGGGCATTCGACACCCCCACATTGTGCAACTGAAAGACTTCCAG TGGGACAGTGACAACATCTACCTCATCATGGAGTTCTGCGCAGGAGGTGACCTGTCTCGCTTCATCCACACCCGCAGGATTCTGCCTGAGAAGGTGGCTCGAGTCTTCATGCAGCAGTTGG CGAGTGCCCTGCAGTTCCTGCACGAACGGaacatctctcacctggacctgAAGCCACAGAACATtctgctgagctccttggagAAGCCCCACCTTAAACTGGCAG ACTTCGGCTTCGCACAGCACATGTCACCCTGGGATGAGAAGCACGTGCTCCGTGGCTCCCCCCTCTACATGGCTCCCGAGATGGTGTGTCAGCGTCAGTACGACGCCCGTGTGGACCTCTGGTCCGTGGGGGTCATCCTGTACG AAGCCCTCTTCGGGCAGCCCCCCTTTGCCTCCAGGTCGTTCTCGGAGCTGGAAGAGAAGATCCGGAGCAACCGGGTTATTGAG ctCCCCCTGcgtcccccactctcccaggaCTGCCGGGACCTGCTGCAGCGGCTCCTGGAGCGGGACCCCAGCCACCGCATCTCCTTCCAGGACTTCTTTGCCCACCCTTGGGTGGACCTGGAGCACATGCCCAGTGGGGAGAGCCTGGCACGAGCA ACCGCCCTGGTGGTGGAGGCTGTGAAGAAGGACCAGGAGGGGGACGCTGCGGCCGCCTTATCGCTCTACTGCAAGGCTCTGGACTTCTTCGTGCCTGCCCTGCACT ACGAAGTGGACACCCAGCGGAAGGAGGCAATTAAGGCCAAG GTGGGGCAGTATGTGTCCCGCGCTGAGGAGCTCAAGGCCATCGTCTCCTCCTCCAGTCGGGCCCTGTCGAGGCAGGGGACCTCTGCCCGAGACCTGCTCAGAG AGATGGCCCGGGACAAGCCGCGCCTCCTAGCTGCCCTGGAAGTGGCTTCCGCTGCCATGGCCAAG gaggaagaggctgGCGGGGAGCAGGACGCGCTGGGCCTGTACCAGCACAGCCTGGGGGAGCTGCTCCTACTGCTGGCAG cGGAACCCCCTGGCCGGAGGCGGGAGCTGCTTCACACTGAG GTTCAGAATCTCATGGCTCGAGCCGAATACCTGAAGGAGCAGGTCAAG ATGAGGGAGTCTCACTGGGAAGCCGAGACCCTGGACAAAGAGGGGCTGTCGGAGTCTGTTCGTAGCT CTTGCACAGTGCAGTGA
- the CPLX3 gene encoding complexin-3: MAFMVKTMVGGQLKNLTGSLGGGEDKGDGDKSAAEAQGMSREEYEEYQKQLVEEKMERDAQFTQRKAERATLRSHFRDKYRLPKNETDESQIQMAGGDVELPRELAKMIEEDTEEEEERASVLGQLASLPGLDLGSLKDKAQTTLGDLKQSAEKCHIM, encoded by the exons ATGGCGTTCATGGTGAAGACCATGGTGGGCGGCCAGCTGAAGAACCTCACTGGGAGCCTGGGGGGCGGCGAGGACAAGGGGGACGGGGACAAGTCGGCCGCCGAAGCGCAGGGCATGAGCCGCGAGGAGTATGAGGAGTATCAGAAGCAACTGGTGGAAGAGAA GATGGAGCGGGACGCGCAGTTCACGCAGAGGAAGGCAGAGCGGGCCACGCTGCGAAGCCATTTCCGAGATAAATACCGGCTGCCCAAG AACGAGACAGATGAGAGCCAGATCCAGATGGCAGGTGGCGACGTGGAGCTGCCCCGAGAGCTGGCCAAGATGATTGAggaggacacagaggaggaggaggagagggcctCGGTTCTTGGGCAGCTGGCCAGCCTCCCTGGCTTGGATCTTGGCTCACTCAAGGACAAGGCCCAGACCACTCTAGGGGACCTCAAGCAATCAGCTGAGAAATGCCACATCATGTGA
- the LMAN1L gene encoding protein ERGIC-53-like, translated as MRNRSGAVWSRTPVLFSAWEVEMQMRVTGPGRRGAQGMAVWYTQGRGHVSSVLGALDLTDGIGILFHSSAEDTQSSPAIRVLASHTRNEPRGDGGSRVLGSCHQDFRNRPYPFRARITYWGQRLRVSLNSGLTPNDPDEVCVDVGPLLLAPGGFFGVSAATSTLADDHDVLSFLTFSLREPGPEPPPQPFLETEQLRLARQLEGLRARLALGTKENMIPKLNYEVQEEGERSFDLEEMLHRHSQILQALQGLSKHLTQAERQWKKQLGSPGQARPEGGWVQDAPCQVLPTPERGGYLSRSLGKTDSAKVSALLCGQRTLLQDLQEMRDAAAHMASRAQVFYLPVGTKHHFLELDQILSLLQKDLRGPVKAAAKDHRPPGRSPGVSLCLQPGIFLFFLLIQTVGFFCYVHFRWELNKNLQDYLSTGSRLLSPAPQVPRALGVLRRQPLSSSIDA; from the exons ATGCGGAACAGGAGTGGCGCCGTGTGGAGCAGGACCCCTGTCCTCTTCTCTGCCTGGGAGGTGGAGATGCAGATGCGGGTGACCGGGCCGGGGCGCCGGGGAGCCCAGGGCATG GCTGTGTGGTATACCCAGGGCAGGGGCCACGTAAGCTCTGTCCTGGGGGCGCTGGACTTGACGGACGGCATCGGGATCCTCTTCCACTCCTCGGCCGAGGACACCCAG AGCAGCCCTGCCATCCGCGTGCTGGCCAGTCACACCCGCAACGAGCCACGTGG GGATGGAGGCAGCCGGGTGCTGGGCTCCTGCCACCAGGACTTCCGGAACCGGCCGTACCCCTTCAGAGCGCGCATCACCTACTGGGGGCAGAGGCTGCGT GTGTCCTTGAACAGCGGCCTCACTCCCAACGACCCGGATGAGGTCTGTGTCGATGTGGGGCCCCTGCTTTTGGCCCCTGGAGGTTTCTTTGGGGTCTCGGCAGCCACCAGCACCCTGGCAG ATGACCACGATGTCCTGTCCTTCCTGACCTTCAGTCTGCGTGAGCCGGGTCCAGAG cctcctccGCAGCCCTTCCTGGAGACGGAGCAGCTCCGCCTGGCAAGGCAGCTGGAAGGGCTGCGGGCAAGGCTGGCCCTGGGCACCAAGGAGAACATGATTCCAAAGCTGAACTATGAAGTCCAGGAAGAGG GGGAAAGAAGCTTTGACCTGGAGGAGATGCTGCACAGACACAGCCAGATCCTGCAGGCTCTCCAGGGTCTCTCCAAGCACTTGACCCAGGCTGAGAGGCAATGGAAGAAGCAGCTGGGgtccccaggccaggccaggcctgaGGGAGGCTGG GTCCAGGATGCCCCCTGCCAGGTTCTACCCACCCCTGAGAGAGGTGGCTACCTCTCCAGGTCACTCGGCAAGACA GACTCAGCCAAGGTCAGTGCCCTACTCTGTGGACAGCGGACTCTGCTCCAAGACCTGCAAGAGATGAG GGATGCAGCTGCTCACATGGCCTCAAGAGCCCAGGTCTTCTACCTGCCTGTGGGCACCAAGCATCATTTCTTAGAGCTGGACCAGATCCTGAGTCTCCTGCAGAAGGACCTGCGGGGTCCAgtg AAAGCGGCAGCCAAGGACCACCGCCCACCTGGCCGGTCCCCTGGGGTTTCcttgtgcctgcagcctggcatCTTCCTGTTCTTCCTCCTCATCCAGACTGTAGGCTTCTTCTGCTATGTACACTTCAGGTGG GAGCTGAACAAGAACCTTCAGGACTATTTGTCCACAGGCAGCCGTCTTCTGAGTCCTGCACCACAAGTCCCTAGGGCCCTGGGGGTTCTGAGGAGGCAGCCCCTCTCCTCCAGCATAGATGCGTGA
- the ULK3 gene encoding serine/threonine-protein kinase ULK3 isoform X3 translates to MDLAGSGGSCDFQRGRRRRRRPGAAPGGAGRGGDGEPAPRPPRFTSGGRRWGQRGVQSGRCALSLLGSWPEPGAGDQEAPGSGRGAVGMAGPGWAPPRLDGFILTERLGSGTYAKVFKAYAKKDTREVVAIKCVAKKSLNKASVENLLTEIEILKGIRHPHIVQLKDFQWDSDNIYLIMEFCAGGDLSRFIHTRRILPEKVARVFMQQLASALQFLHERNISHLDLKPQNILLSSLEKPHLKLADFGFAQHMSPWDEKHVLRGSPLYMAPEMVCQRQYDARVDLWSVGVILYEALFGQPPFASRSFSELEEKIRSNRVIELPLRPPLSQDCRDLLQRLLERDPSHRISFQDFFAHPWVDLEHMPSGESLARATALVVEAVKKDQEGDAAAALSLYCKALDFFVPALHYEVDTQRKEAIKAKVGQYVSRAEELKAIVSSSSRALSRQGTSARDLLREMARDKPRLLAALEVASAAMAKEEEAGGEQDALGLYQHSLGELLLLLADEGVSLGSRDPGQRGAVGVCS, encoded by the exons ATGGATCTTGCGGGTAGTGGCGGCTCATGTGATTTCCAGCGCGGGCGGAGGCGGAGGAGGCGCCCAGGAGCAGCACCTggaggggcggggcgcggcggcgATGGGGAGCCGGCGCCCCGCCCGCCGCGTTTCACTTCCGGCGGGCGCCGCTGGGGGCAGCGTGGAGTCCAGTCTGGCCGCTGCGCGCTCTCCCTTCTCGGCTCCTGGCCGGAACCTGGCGCAGGGGACCAGGAAGCGCCCGGCAGCGGCCGCGGGGCGGTCGGGATGGCGGGGCCAGGCTGGGCCCCCCCGCGGCTGGACGGCTTCATTCTCACCGAGCGCCTGGGCAGTGGCACGTACGCCAAGGTGTTCAAGGCCTACGCCAAG AAGGATACTCGCGAGGTGGTGGCCATAAAGTGCGTGGCCAAGAAGAGTCTCAACAAGGCATCTGTGGAAAACCTACTGACAGAGATTGAGATCCTCAAGGGCATTCGACACCCCCACATTGTGCAACTGAAAGACTTCCAG TGGGACAGTGACAACATCTACCTCATCATGGAGTTCTGCGCAGGAGGTGACCTGTCTCGCTTCATCCACACCCGCAGGATTCTGCCTGAGAAGGTGGCTCGAGTCTTCATGCAGCAGTTGG CGAGTGCCCTGCAGTTCCTGCACGAACGGaacatctctcacctggacctgAAGCCACAGAACATtctgctgagctccttggagAAGCCCCACCTTAAACTGGCAG ACTTCGGCTTCGCACAGCACATGTCACCCTGGGATGAGAAGCACGTGCTCCGTGGCTCCCCCCTCTACATGGCTCCCGAGATGGTGTGTCAGCGTCAGTACGACGCCCGTGTGGACCTCTGGTCCGTGGGGGTCATCCTGTACG AAGCCCTCTTCGGGCAGCCCCCCTTTGCCTCCAGGTCGTTCTCGGAGCTGGAAGAGAAGATCCGGAGCAACCGGGTTATTGAG ctCCCCCTGcgtcccccactctcccaggaCTGCCGGGACCTGCTGCAGCGGCTCCTGGAGCGGGACCCCAGCCACCGCATCTCCTTCCAGGACTTCTTTGCCCACCCTTGGGTGGACCTGGAGCACATGCCCAGTGGGGAGAGCCTGGCACGAGCA ACCGCCCTGGTGGTGGAGGCTGTGAAGAAGGACCAGGAGGGGGACGCTGCGGCCGCCTTATCGCTCTACTGCAAGGCTCTGGACTTCTTCGTGCCTGCCCTGCACT ACGAAGTGGACACCCAGCGGAAGGAGGCAATTAAGGCCAAG GTGGGGCAGTATGTGTCCCGCGCTGAGGAGCTCAAGGCCATCGTCTCCTCCTCCAGTCGGGCCCTGTCGAGGCAGGGGACCTCTGCCCGAGACCTGCTCAGAG AGATGGCCCGGGACAAGCCGCGCCTCCTAGCTGCCCTGGAAGTGGCTTCCGCTGCCATGGCCAAG gaggaagaggctgGCGGGGAGCAGGACGCGCTGGGCCTGTACCAGCACAGCCTGGGGGAGCTGCTCCTACTGCTGGCAG ATGAGGGAGTCTCACTGGGAAGCCGAGACCCTGGACAAAGAGGGGCTGTCGGAGTCTGTTCGTAG